In Candidatus Eremiobacterota bacterium, the genomic stretch AACACCTCCAGCATCGTCATCACCCTCCGCGACGTCACCGAGAGAGTCAGGGAGGACCTACAGAAGGAGGCTTTCCTCTCGTCAATAAGCCATAAGCTCAGGACACCGGCAACGGTCCTCACGGGGATGCTCAGGCTCCTGAACGACGAGAACTTCGGGCACCTCACGGAGCACCAGAAAAACTTCCTGGAGAAGATCTTCGAGAGCGCCTCGACAATCTATTCCCTCATCGAAAAGCTCATTGCCTTCAACGCCCTCACGCGCAAGGAGCTCATGATGGAGGGAAAGCATATCAGCCTCAGCGAGTTCTTCAGGGACTTTGAGGGCCGCATCAGAGAAAATTATGCCCTCAGGAAGTTCACCCTGAAGCTGCAGGACCTCTCCCACCTGCCTCCCTGCTTTTTCAACCCCCTGCAGATGGAGATGATCTTCTGGCACCTCATAGACAATGCCATCAAGTTCAATGACAAGAAGCGGCCTCTTGTGAAGCTCTCCGCGAGGCTCGTCACCAAGAAGAAGATCGAGGTCGCCATAAGCGACAACGGCCCCGGCATCCCCCCGGAAAACCATGAGCTCATATTCACGGGTTTTTACCAGTATGAGCGCATCTACACCGGCAACGTGGAAGGACTGGGACTGGGGCTTGCCATGGCGCGCAAGATCCTGGAGGGATGGGGCCAGAAGATATCCTTCGATTCCACCATAGGCAAAGGCACGGTCTTCAGGTTCACCCTTCCCACGGTGGAGCCTCCCGCACCGCTGTAGCCCTTCAGGAGGGACCATTGACAGAATCCTTACCTGAGGCTTTGAAGGATTTTATCCCAGGGGGGAGAAAAACAGTGGTTCATTATGCACAACGGGGGTCCTATGAAATATTTACTCGTCATCGCAGCGCTTTTTTTCTCACTCACAGGCATGCTCATGGGACAGGAGGAAAAGCCGCCTGAAAAAGCGCCCGAGGCGCCCGCCCAGAGCAAAATCAAGACCAATCTCTATCTCCAGGGGAGCTGGTTTGACAACACCGAGGACCTCTTCGGCCGCACGAGCGACCTTCGTTATTTCAACGCCAAGGACAATGCCATCGACCTGGACATGGCGCAGATCTGGATCATCAAGGATCCCCTGGTGAAGAACCTGGGCTTTGATGTGAAGCTCACGGCGGGGGAATACGGAAAGCTCATCCATGCAAGGGGCCTGGGGGCTCCTGATGACAGCTTCGACCTCACCTCATGCTGGGCCAACTATACCTTTCCGGTGGGGAAAGGCCTCCTCTTCGGCGCGGGAAAGATGGAGACCTATTTCGGTGCCGAGAGCTACATCGCCTGGAAGGATCCCAACTTCTCCCGCTCCTTTCTCTGCTGCTATGCCCAGCCCATCACCCACACGGGGATCAAGATGGCCTATCCCTTCTCCGACGCCCTGAAGGTCAACGCTTTCGTGGTCCAGGGATGGGACAACTACCTGGACAACAACTCGGCGAAATCGCTGGGCTTCTCCCTCGAGGCCTACCCCTCCGAATCGGTGGCGATGTATTTCAACGCCATGACGGGCCCCGAGCAGACCGACAACAACGACAGCGTGAGGACCCTCTTCGACTGGGTGGGGGCTTTCAAGCTCTCGAAAAAGCTCTCGCTGCTGTGCAATTATGACTACGGGAGCGAGCAGAACACGCCAGACGACGGAACGACCTCCACGTGGGACGGCTTTTCCCTTATCGGCGTCTACGAGTTCACCGACAAATTCAGCATCGCCGTGAGGGGAGAGACATTCAACGACAACGGAGGCTCCAGGACGGGCGCCACTCAGAACATCAAGGAGTTCACCATCACCCCGCAGTTCAAGGTGGGCAAGAATATGATCATCAGGCCCGAGTATCGCTACGACTGGTCAAACGTGAACGGCTTCTGCAACGGCACCAAAAACAACCAGACCACCTATGGAATCGGCGTCATGATGCTGTTCTAGGAAGCCACATGGGGGGAGGAGCGCGCAATGGAAGAAAAAGTGGGTGACCTGTTCCAGAGAGAGACTGTCTACAGCCCCCGGAAGATGGCGGGGGGCTTTCTTGACTGGTCAAGCAGGCCCGAGTCTTACAAGATTTACCAGGGGGCAAAGACTTACGAGCTCCCGAAGCCTCAGAGAGAGGGAGGTGTCGCTCTCCATGACCTTCTCAGCACCCGCAGGAGCATCCGCTCATTTTCATCGGAGGCTCTCTCCGCAGGCGATCTCTCATACCTCTTGTGGGCTTCCACAGGAATATCCCATGGCGCTGCGGGGTATGAGTTCCGCACGGCGCCTTCGGCAGGAGCCCTTTATCCCATAGAGACCTACCTGGCGGCGGTGAACATCGAGGGCATCCCGCCGGGAATCTACCATTACCGCATAAAGGAGCATCTCCTCGAGGAGATAAGGGAAGAGAGGAGCACAGGCCAGGAGATCGCCGGGGCGGCCCTTGGCCAGGAGATGTGCGCCGAGGCTCCCGCCACCTTCGTATGGACCGCCGTCTTCTTCCGCTCCAAGTGGAAATACCGCGAGCGGGCCTACCGCTATATCTATATGGACGCAGGGCATATCGCCGGGAACCTTGCCCTGGCCGCCGTGGCCCTTGACCTGGGCTCTTGCCAGATCGGGGCCTTCTATGACGACGAGATGAATAAAATTATTGGAGTTGACGGCGACGGCGAGAGCGTCATTTACCTCTCTGCCGTGGGCCATCCCTCCAGGAGCGAGAGGTGAGCCATGGCAGAAAAAAGAACCATCAATGAAAGGGAAGTGACGGTCGTGCCCGCAGAGAGCATCCGTCATGAAAAGGAATATATCAAGACCCTTTCCTGCAAAAAATGCGGAGGAGCGTACCGCTTCACCCAGCAGGCCCTCTTCCCCGAGGAGAAGGTCGATCTTCTCGTGGTGGAGTGCACGGCCTGCGGCCAGCAGGAGGAGCTTTACTTCGACATCAGCAGCTTCTTCGGGAAGCCCTGAAAAAAGGCTTTATTTTTTCTCTCCGAGCTTTCCCGCGTAGAGCACGTTAAGGGCTATCGAGTAGAACTTGCACTCTGCGGAGTCGGCCCTGGAAGTTACTATCACGGGCTTTTTTGTCCCGAGCATCACTGCGGCGGGGATCCCCTTGCCGAAGTGGACAAGCCCCTTGAAGAGACCGTTCCCCATGTCGATGCCTGAAACGAAGAGGACGTCGGCATCGCCGGCGACTTTTGACTCTATGCCCTTCTCCCTCACCGACTCGCTTGAGATGGCAAGGTCAAAGGCCAGGGGGCCGTCTATCAGGGCGCCTTTCAGCTGGCCCCTGTCGGCCATCTTTGACAGGATGGCGGCGTCAACGGTGCAGGGTATCTTATCGCTCACGGTCTCCACGGGCGCCAGCAGGGCAATCTTGGGCTTTTCAAGCCCCATGAGATGGTAAAAGCCGATGCAGTTCTCCAGGATGGCCTGCTTCTCCTCGAGGGTAGGGGCGATATTGATACCGCCGTCGGTGAGGGAGAGAAACTTGTGATACCCCGGGAGCTTGATAAAAAAAATGTGGCTCACGAGCTTCCTGGTGCGAAGGCCCGTATCCTTGTCCAGCACGGCCTTCATCAGTGACGCTGTCTGCACGTTTCCTTTCAGGACAATATCCACTTCTCCCGAGGAGGCCCGCTTCACGGCCTCCGGCGCCGCCTTCTCTCTGTCCTCCACGTGGACCAGCCGGTCTTCCCTTACCTTATAGCCTGCAGACCGGGCCAGGGGAAGGATGGCATCCCTGTTGCCTATGAGGGTGCATTCCACAAGGCCGGCCTCTTCGGCTTCCTTGACGGCCGCGAGGACTGTGTCCTCTTCCGCACCGGCGACAGCCACCTTCATCGGTGCATATTTTTTTGCCATGGCAACTATTTCGTCATAATCATTGAACATAAGGAGCTCCTTTACTGATAGATTTTTTCCTGTTCCTGGCCGGAAAGCACTTCATGGACGGCGCGGGCAAGCGATTTCATCTCCTCCTGGCCGGGGTAGAGATGGACGGGGGCGATGAAGGCGACACGCTGCGATATCCAGGACGTCACCATCTTCGAGCGTGCGAGGGACCCCGTGAGAAGCACGGCGTCCACGGTCCCGTTGAGAGCTGCGGCAAGCCCCCCAATGGTCTTGCTTATGAAATAAGCCATCGCCTCATAGACCAGGGCAGCATGCTTGTCGCCTGCCGCGATGCGGCGCTCCACCTCGACGCAGTCATTGGTGCCCAGGTGGGCCAGGAGGCCACTGCCGCGGGTTATCTTTTTCACCAGCTCTTCCTTTTTGTAAGTCCCCGAGAAGCAGAGCTCCAGGAATCCCAGCATGGGCAGCGTTCCTGCCCGCTCGGGCGAGAAGGGGGCCTCGCTGTTCGCGTCGGTGCTGTCAACAGCTTTTCCATTTCTGAGCGCGACGACAGTGATGCCGCTCCCCAGGTGCGCGACGATGAGATTGAGCTCGTCAAAATCTCTTCCCTGCTCCCTGGCATAGCGGTGCGCCACGGCCCTGCAGTTGAGGGCATGCCAGAGGCTTTTCCGGGGGATCTCGGGAAAGCCCGACAGGTGGGCAAGGGGAGAATACTCGTCAACGCTTATGGGATCGACGATATAGGCGGGAATGCCGTATTCGACTGAGAGCTCATGGCCTATGAGGGCCGCCAGCATGGACACATGGGGCGACTGGAGACGCCCCTGGCGGATGTCCTCGACGAGGGCGTCGCCGACGCGGTAAGTTCCCCCCTCAAGGGGCTTGAGGGGGGCCCCGCGGCACGCGAGGGCATCAAGATGACCCAGGCCCTCGTGCTTCTTGAGAAACTTTTCCACAGCCTCCTTGCGCAGCGGAAGCTGATCAATAAGTCGTTGGCACGCCGAGAGCTCAGCGGGGCCATGCCCGAGATCCTCAGCGGCCACTTCTGTATCGCCCCTGAAAAGAGCCACCTTGGTGGTCATGGAGCCGGGATTCACAGCAAGAATAAGCGGTTCACTCATAAGGGCACCTCGTTTTTTCTCTGTAAGAACATATATTTTCCCTTTCACTCTTTTTCCCTTCTTGGCTCCCTGCGGAAAAAGCCATGGCTTAAGGAAGGACATGGCCTCCCGGGCCGTGAAGGTGATTTGATGAAACAGGGATCCCGGGGGCAATGAAGGGCTCGTCGGTGGAACT encodes the following:
- a CDS encoding response regulator, which gives rise to MPEKRQRHAREPAGEEQTVKSRYSGRILVVDEERSTIEFMKRFLNELGYHAEGVIGGEKAFEEVQKHHPDLVITEIMTSGIDGFELTRRLRAERATRTLPIMLITAQKSKSARMRAIESGADEYITKPADKEEVAKRIHSLLELNFYRSLVDEKRKLDTVIDGMSDAILILEPDLTLSRYNSEARKLLGLRKKPPKGFRLLEHLSESFKLSFDRRKVEQGKRKIEQFRMVRPETDRMKALYLSGKATYLKDPLGNTSSIVITLRDVTERVREDLQKEAFLSSISHKLRTPATVLTGMLRLLNDENFGHLTEHQKNFLEKIFESASTIYSLIEKLIAFNALTRKELMMEGKHISLSEFFRDFEGRIRENYALRKFTLKLQDLSHLPPCFFNPLQMEMIFWHLIDNAIKFNDKKRPLVKLSARLVTKKKIEVAISDNGPGIPPENHELIFTGFYQYERIYTGNVEGLGLGLAMARKILEGWGQKISFDSTIGKGTVFRFTLPTVEPPAPL
- a CDS encoding carbohydrate porin; this translates as MKYLLVIAALFFSLTGMLMGQEEKPPEKAPEAPAQSKIKTNLYLQGSWFDNTEDLFGRTSDLRYFNAKDNAIDLDMAQIWIIKDPLVKNLGFDVKLTAGEYGKLIHARGLGAPDDSFDLTSCWANYTFPVGKGLLFGAGKMETYFGAESYIAWKDPNFSRSFLCCYAQPITHTGIKMAYPFSDALKVNAFVVQGWDNYLDNNSAKSLGFSLEAYPSESVAMYFNAMTGPEQTDNNDSVRTLFDWVGAFKLSKKLSLLCNYDYGSEQNTPDDGTTSTWDGFSLIGVYEFTDKFSIAVRGETFNDNGGSRTGATQNIKEFTITPQFKVGKNMIIRPEYRYDWSNVNGFCNGTKNNQTTYGIGVMMLF
- a CDS encoding SagB/ThcOx family dehydrogenase codes for the protein MEEKVGDLFQRETVYSPRKMAGGFLDWSSRPESYKIYQGAKTYELPKPQREGGVALHDLLSTRRSIRSFSSEALSAGDLSYLLWASTGISHGAAGYEFRTAPSAGALYPIETYLAAVNIEGIPPGIYHYRIKEHLLEEIREERSTGQEIAGAALGQEMCAEAPATFVWTAVFFRSKWKYRERAYRYIYMDAGHIAGNLALAAVALDLGSCQIGAFYDDEMNKIIGVDGDGESVIYLSAVGHPSRSER
- a CDS encoding bifunctional enoyl-CoA hydratase/phosphate acetyltransferase, whose protein sequence is MFNDYDEIVAMAKKYAPMKVAVAGAEEDTVLAAVKEAEEAGLVECTLIGNRDAILPLARSAGYKVREDRLVHVEDREKAAPEAVKRASSGEVDIVLKGNVQTASLMKAVLDKDTGLRTRKLVSHIFFIKLPGYHKFLSLTDGGINIAPTLEEKQAILENCIGFYHLMGLEKPKIALLAPVETVSDKIPCTVDAAILSKMADRGQLKGALIDGPLAFDLAISSESVREKGIESKVAGDADVLFVSGIDMGNGLFKGLVHFGKGIPAAVMLGTKKPVIVTSRADSAECKFYSIALNVLYAGKLGEKK
- the buk gene encoding butyrate kinase, translating into MSEPLILAVNPGSMTTKVALFRGDTEVAAEDLGHGPAELSACQRLIDQLPLRKEAVEKFLKKHEGLGHLDALACRGAPLKPLEGGTYRVGDALVEDIRQGRLQSPHVSMLAALIGHELSVEYGIPAYIVDPISVDEYSPLAHLSGFPEIPRKSLWHALNCRAVAHRYAREQGRDFDELNLIVAHLGSGITVVALRNGKAVDSTDANSEAPFSPERAGTLPMLGFLELCFSGTYKKEELVKKITRGSGLLAHLGTNDCVEVERRIAAGDKHAALVYEAMAYFISKTIGGLAAALNGTVDAVLLTGSLARSKMVTSWISQRVAFIAPVHLYPGQEEMKSLARAVHEVLSGQEQEKIYQ